Proteins encoded together in one Etheostoma cragini isolate CJK2018 chromosome 11, CSU_Ecrag_1.0, whole genome shotgun sequence window:
- the slc5a3b gene encoding sodium/myo-inositol cotransporter, translating into MGPGMETVDIAVVGLYFVLVLAIGFFAMWKANRSTVSGYFLAGRSMSWIVVGASLFVSNIGSEHFIGLAGSGAASGFAVGAWEFNALLLLQLLGWVFIPVYIHSGVYTMPEYLSKRYGGTRLKVYFALLSVLLYIFTKLSVDLYAGALFIQESLGWNLYVSIVLLIGMTALLTVTGGLMAVLYTDALQAVLMIGGALTLTILSLIKVGGLEGVRTKYMLAVPNVTAIMATGNFTYSPSCRIEPKPNSLRILRGPMDEDIPWPGFILGQTPASIWYWCADQVIVQRVLAAKNIVHAKGSTLMAGFLKILPMFLIVIPGMISRILFADEIACIGPEHCMAVCGSQAGCSNLAYPRLVMAVMPVGLRGLMMAVMIAALMSDLDSIFNSASTIFTLDIYKTVRKNASQRELMTVGRLFVVVMVAISIAWVPVIINMQGGQTYLYIQEVAGYLTPPIAALFLLGVFWKRCNETGAFCGGMTGFTLGALRLILAFVYRQPRCDQPDDRPAFIFKVHYMYFAAGLFWISGAVAVMVSLCTAPPDEEQVRTTTLWGLRNIKMVSTKDRKETYRLNEKSHCSGDGRLHKEIPPDIRKEMCLDGADVKLLVPSTDHDPATPSTETSPATTPAEQFGNGTLEMTREESCNVYHETGRCMRVLECLCGCKDRAQSDQQKVQQEDATVIAEMLYESPRDKCILNVSLVFVCCLGIFMFVYFSL; encoded by the coding sequence ATGGGTCCCGGAATGGAAACAGTGGACATAGCTGTGGTAGGACTGTATTTTGTTCTGGTGCTAGCCATTGGGTTTTTTGCCATGTGGAAAGCCAATCGCAGCACTGTGAGTGGCTACTTCCTGGCGGGACGCTCCATGTCGTGGATAGTGGTAGGCGCCTCGCTCTTTGTCAGCAACATTGGCAGTGAACATTTCATTGGCCTAGCTGGGTCAGGAGCAGCAAGTGGCTTTGCTGTTGGAGCATGGGAATTTAATGCCCTTCTACTTCTTCAGCTGCTTGGCTGGGTTTTTATCCCTGTGTATATACACTCTGGAGTCTACACCATGCCAGAGTACCTGTCAAAACGCTACGGTGGCACAAGGCTAAAGGTTTACTTTGCTCTCTTGTCTGTGTTACTTTACATATTTACCAAGCTCTCTGTGGACTTATATGCTGGAGCTCTCTTCATTCAGGAGTCCCTCGGGTGGAACCTTTATGTGTCGATTGTTCTGCTCATCGGTATGACTGCACTGCTCACTGTCACTGGTGGATTGATGGCAGTACTCTACACGGATGCACTTCAGGCAGTGTTGATGATTGGTGGagccctaaccttaaccatcctCAGCCTAATCAAAGTCGGCGGGCTAGAGGGTGTCAGAACAAAGTACATGCTGGCAGTTCCCAATGTTACTGCTATAATGGCTACTGGGAACTTCACCTATTCTCCTTCCTGCCGCATTGAGCCCAAACCAAACTCCCTACGCATCCTTCGAGGTCCCATGGATGAAGACATCCCATGGCCGGGCTTCATTCTTGGCCAGACCCCTGCGTCAATTTGGTACTGGTGTGCGGACCAAGTCATTGTTCAGAGAGTACTAGCAGCAAAGAACATTGTTCATGCTAAGGGCTCTACACTAATGGCTGGATTCCTCAAGATTCTGCCCATGTTTCTAATAGTCATTCCTGGAATGATCTCCCGCATCTTGTTTGCGGACGAGATCGCCTGCATTGGGCCAGAGCACTGCATGGCTGTGTGTGGTTCTCAGGCTGGCTGCTCAAACCTTGCCTACCCACGCCTGGTCATGGCAGTGATGCCTGTTGGACTAAGGGGTCTGATGATGGCAGTCATGATCGCTGCCCTGATGAGTGATCTAGACTCGATCTTCAATAGTGCAAGCACAATCTTCACACTGGACATCTACAAAACAGTTCGGAAGAACGCGTCTCAGCGTGAGCTGATGACTGTGGGCcgtctgtttgttgttgtcatggtgGCAATCAGCATTGCCTGGGTCcctgttattattaatatgcaAGGTGGACAGACGTACCTCTATATCCAGGAAGTTGCTGGCTACCTCACTCCACCAATTGCTGCCCTCTTCCTGTTAGGTGTGTTTTGGAAACGGTGTAATGAGACGGGTGCATTTTGCGGAGGCATGACAGGTTTCACACTCGGTGCCCTGCGGCTGATCCTAGCTTTTGTCTACCGCCAGCCTCGCTGTGATCAGCCAGATGATAGGCCTGCCTTCATTTTTAAAGTTCACTACATGTATTTTGCCGCTGGGCTGTTCTGGATTTCAGGGGCGGTTGCGGTCATGGTCAGCCTCTGCACCGCTCCACCAGATGAGGAACAGGTTCGCACCACCACATTATGGGGGCTCCGCAACATCAAGATGGTTTCAACAAAGGACCGAAAGGAGACCTACAGGCTGAATGAAAAGAGCCATTGTAGTGGAGATGGGAGACTTCATAAAGAAATACCCCCAGATATCAGAAAGGAGATGTGTTTGGATGGGGCGGATGTCAAACTCCTGGTCCCATCCACTGACCATGACCCAGCAACCCCTAGTACAGAAACATCCCCTGCCACCACCCCTGCAGAGCAGTTTGGTAATGGAACACTGGAGATGACCAGAGAAGAAAGCTGCAATGTTTATCACGAGACTGGCAGGTGTATGCGTGTACTGGAATGTCTCTGTGGATGTAAGGACAGAGCACAGAGCGATCAGCAAAAAGTACAGCAGGAGGATGCAACAGTCATTGCAGAGATGCTGTACGAGTCACCTAGAGATAAATGTATTCTTAATGTGAGTCTGGTGTTTGTCTGCTGTCTGGGCAtctttatgtttgtttatttctcacTGTAA